In the Scatophagus argus isolate fScaArg1 chromosome 11, fScaArg1.pri, whole genome shotgun sequence genome, GTGACAATCAGAAGCAACAAATCTTCTCTGCCAGTACTCCTGTGcagaaaacaagcaagaaagaaagagggggcAGTAAAAGGCCACACACATGGTTCACCCCACTGTACATAGCAGATATCTGGGGTTCCATGATAAACACTGCCAGGAGAGTTCCTGTTTTGTGTGGTTAATTTCTTTGGACAGGAACAACTTCTGTCAAGCCTTTTACGCTTTTATGCAGACGATCACTGAGCTGCCTGCCCTGTTGCACCAACTAAAGAGCAGGCAGCTCAGTCGACAGCAACAGGGACATGAAGAAGGAGGTCCTCACTAAAGACTGTAAATATCGACTGTCAGCAACCCACCACTGTCACCAGAACTTGTCCAGTGAGCCAAAGCTTGGGCCTTGCACTGGTTTGTGTCCTCACTGTCATCGTACATGCATGAGTACCCGAGGAGGAAAATTATGACACAGCAATACCCACCTCCAGATACCGAATTCTTGGCCTAGCACCTGTCTGTGAGGCCCTGACAAGACCACAGGTGGAACTTCCTCCACTGAAACGGATGATCTTGCCCAATACTGGCCATGTGGACACACTCGCAAGTCACTGATGGATGTGGTCATTGCTGTTAGAGCCTGTTAGAGTCTAAAGCCTGCGTGTGATACATATACAGACTCTACCACTGAGCCTGCATATGAACTGATCATACAAACTATTTTCTGCAGTTATTAGTGTAATACAGCATTATTACAAAGGTGTGAGAACAGTTTTCTTACCCTTAGTTGTATGCCTGTCTTCTCTGAAGTGTGACTCAGGGGTTATGGACAATTGCACTgcaatatacagtacagtatcaAGTATACTGTAGTTTTCCTCTTTCAACAATGTGCATTATTACTGCGGTCACTGACGTGCACCTACTGTACGACGTTAAGCCAACAGAATACGCCATACATGCTTGTCCAGGCGGATATAGTAACATGCAGACTTAAGACTACTCTGCTGTGTTCCCAAAGCAGGGCCTCTGACAAACAAGTATGATGTAGGTATCTCTACAAGGCAGTGCATGAgttttatatctatatatatttactgttttgcaCTGCTTATCAGCCCAAAGTAGCacattacaatttaaaaatgatgtcAGCATACTTGTCTCTTAGGATGCACTTAGAGGGTGGATTGGGGGAGAGCGGGTAAGGGAGATCGGGGAACACTTGCAAAGTAAGTACTTGTGCATGAACAGGCCCCAGGGAGGGTCTTGTGCCTATACAACCAATCCAAATGCTAAGTCACCATCCTCATGTATCACTAACCATCAATGATTCATATCATTTCCCTGTACAGTTTTTGTTGGCCATGTACATTAAAGTTAGAAATGTTGTTAGACCATTGTTagaaaataaatgcatcatATTGCCAgatgccagaaaaaaaaagtatttttttttaactgagtAAATTATATGAGAAACTCTTTAGCGAAATAGTAGTActtatgtttgttttgaagcTGTGGGAgcaataaatgaaaacacaatttaagCTGAGTCACTGGATTCATTACCACAGTCATAATATGAACACTGTCagtgttattgttatttctaCAAAGTGTACACAATAAGAGACATATAACGATATGAATTATCCAGGgggtctgtgtttgtgtgtgtggggggggggtgctgTGAAACTGTGCTAGGATACCAggtatgcgtgtgtgtgggcCCTTCGGAGACGTATCACACTACTGGACGTGTGGTCTTGTCATGAAATTGGGCTGTCTATGCAGCAGAAAGATAATTTAAAAGGTAATTATGCAAATGCAGCTGCCAACAGCTTCGACTGGTGGGTGATGTATTGTGGCTTGGTGAAGGGAACTAAAACTCACTCAGTTTCTCTGGAATAGTATGACTACATTACTACACTATTGgcagaaaaatggcagaaatgTTTAACACATTCATTTGTATACAGACCCACACTGTGATGATCCTAAGCTGCTTGGAAATCACTTCCCTTTAACTAAATGTACTTTTCATCTCTGGTTAAGGTTCCTAGAAGAATTTCATCAAAATATTATATTGACATAGAGACAGATACATAAATGCAGCATCCATTTAACAGCAAAGGTCGCTGTTAGAAGATTAACATTTATCTATAGTGTTTAACTATGAGGACAAAACTTACGTTCCAATCCTGTCACCTACCGGCCAGTCTGACGTTTGAGTTTGGAGAAACGAAAGTGAAAGCGTTTCAGTTTCAATGATTCACTGTTTTCGTTTCCAGCGGCTCTTTAACTGCGCCTCGACAGTCCTGTGATCAGTGTTATCAAGTACGGTGGGTCGAAATGGCATCTGACAACGACGAGGTAAACGTATGTCTCATTGAAGACTTCAGGCCGAAGTTGTGCAAACTTATTGTGGTGAACCGGGTCCTGGATCGTTTGGATCCACATATCATAGAACTCGAACAAAGGGAGCGGATCAGACAGAAGTGCACGAATGATGGGGATGTGGCGGCTGCGGATCTCCTCATCACCGCAGTCACCAAGAAGCCGCACACCCCGGGCTGGTTCCGGGCATTTGTGGACGCGTTGGAAAATGGAGGTTGTGGATATGCGGCGGACTACATGCAGAACAAAATTCCCGACCCggaggtggaggcagagaaTGATTACTGTGTCAAGCTTATTTACATCATGTCTCCCACTCTTGTGGACATGAACACCAAAGAAGTGCGCGTCCATTGTCTCTCTCAAAAACTCATCACCGAGGAGGACGCCGAGATTGTAAGTACACTGTTGTGAAGGTTGCTTCATCAGTTTTGACCAGGAACTGACCAGCAAAGGGCGACAgtgtgcattaaaatgtctaaagtgtgtgttgttctggGTAAATCGAAACTTAACTTTGCGTCTGTGTTAGCGGTCATTGACCACACGATGGCAGACAAATGCTCTCATCTGTTTTGCGCTTCACGCAAGCGGTCCGCCCCAGTGATTGTGCTCTTGTTCTCAGATTGAATCGAAAACAGCACAACAAGGACTCAAGAGTGGAGCCGGTGAACTTCTGAGAAGAATCGTGAGAGGTCGTCCCGGGTGGTTTTCTGATTTTCTCACCGTTCTGCGTGAAACTGGACACGGTAATCTGTGCCGTGAGCTGACTGGAACACCACCTGATTGTGACGAGCAAGGTTATTTACTGAacgggaacacacacacacacacacacacacccatcacaGGAAATACCAATCTTGTGGTGTGCAGACAGAGACTTTGCAAAGCACCTGCACATGAGTGACTGCAGCCAGAGAGCAGATTTACTGACACACAGAtcaattatttaatttaattattaattacagTGACATTGCAGTGTgtgatatatttatttcttaCTAGGCTCAGATGGGAAACTGCCTTCGCTGAAAGATGAATCTACAGGAAGTGAAGCTGCCACAGGGGAGAGCCTAGCATCAGATGGAGGATGTGATAGCCCACAGTTTGTGGACGTGAGCACGACCGAGAACCCTCAAGATGAAGGCAAAGGTCTTAACTGAGCACCTCTGTTACAGTAACTGAATGTGGACACTCATACTGTCCCAAAACACATATCTTCTCACTTATCCTCAGTGGTGTCTGCCCATGGggataattttcattttgtatggATAGTTTTTTTTAAGGGACACTGTGATTGAAATTGTTTCTTTGTGACACATCTGAAATGTAATTTATCAATGCGCACGCAATACTTCAGGTCACATCTCTTGTATTGTAGAAGCAGAGATAGATAAATCTGAAAGTAACTGCACAGATACCACAAGGGATGAGTGGGGCAAAGAGCCTTTTGGTAGTAGTTTGGGTGAATTGACCCTTTAGCAAACTGGCCCTCCCAGCACAACAAGGCTAAGACTTCTACCTTTCTCAGCTGTGAGTTTTAATCTTCGACTGATATTTTTTCAGACCTTTACGAAGGAGCAGACACTGAATCCAGAGAACAGCAGCCCAGCTGCTCGGAGGCCTCACAGCCAGGTGGGACTGATTTACTCTCACTCACCCTTGatgctgttgatgctgttcGACTATTGAAACTATGTTAGTCATCTCAAAAGTTCGTTCTCGTTCTTCCCCAGTAGACCACACACAGAAACTAAACTGAAGCCATAGCAACAAAAATGTACAGTGGATGTGTAGACGCCCTTTAGTATCACGGAGGCGAGGCGAGTGTGTTTGCAACGTGTTGCATGTGGAACATTTCTCCATGTTGCCTGCTTTACATCAAAGAATACGTTCCATGTGTTTACCACGATGAACCACGCGGAGGTCAAGGAGGACACGGCATAGCCAGCGCTTCAAATGAAAACCACATGCTGACTCTGTGTCGTAAAGTAATGTGAAGAAAAAGTTTAATTCCAGTCCCTGTGGATTGAGGACCTTCCTTTACACCTCCGGGCTTAAATCATCCGTAATATGTTTGATTAGTTCAGCAGTCACTGCATAAGCACCATCTCTCATTGCACCGTGCTCATTTAAAGTTCCCCTCTGACATTGTGTTCACATAGTAAGTGATTGCTTTAGGGGTAATCAGCCCAGAACCGAGACGAGGCACAAAAGGAGATGCATGCGGACTAATGAGGCAGTGGAAATAATTAtataaagagaagaaagacaggaagtgtcttttattttcttaatatgAGGTTACGGTACACTTTGTCTCATTAATTTGAGTAATGCAATAAGCCTGAGTGGTTGGCCAGGGTTGCATGGTTTAAACAGCACAGATTACATGTGAGATTGTTCCACTGGCCTGTTAAATGACTTGCATGTGCAGAATTATTTGTGGATCTTCTGCACTGAATCGCAGTGAAAGATAAGCCAGTGGGTTTTTCTGTCCTTATTGAAACATAGTTTGTTGACTTTAGCTCTCTAATAAGTTTAGCATCTGggactgtaaaacaaaaaaagaagaagaagaagaagaaaaatcagggGGCTACACAAGCCGCTGTTTACTTCTTAATGTTGTTCAAGCGCTATCTGTCCATCGGCACAGTCCCGTATTTACATCCACGTAGTTTCTTGAAACAACACTTTTAACCTCTGGCATACCAAGTCTGAGAAGGAAAATTAAAACACGTCTGCACTGAGTTTGAACTCATAACTGAGGGGAAATATAGACCTTCGAGTTGAGGGGAAAGAGTAGCAGAGCAGGGGGTGCGTGTTTTATCCCCAGCCGAGACAGAGCAAATGAGTCACTGCCTGCCAGCGACTTAAAGTCTGACTCAAGTGAATCTTAGTAAGTCTGCTGTCCTTGCAGACAGGAACATAAAGCAAAGTGTTGCAACAATAGAAATCAAGGACACGGAAAAcattgctgaaatgaaatgtaatcaaatgATACGCTCACTGGCAATTTAAGAAAATTTGATGATTGATAAATACATGCAGATGTTTGTGCAAGGAAATAAACTCCCTCAAGTCTCGTTAAAAGTTCAGGATTGGCTCCCTTTCAAGGTGATCTGCAGTTTTAAATTTGTCCTGAGGTAATGAAAGGCCAGATTACATCCTCGTATTATTTATACTTGAACCCTGAGTGCACATTTTGGTCTGCTTTTGGcaggttttggtttttaattcTAGGACTTTATGGTTTGGATTAAGCAAATATGGTGCAAAAGTGCCTCTCGGTGATGTGATTTGTAATGCacaaatgtgttcatgtgttagCTATTTGAGACGTGTTGTTTATTGGTGCTCCATTCAGTGCttaggtctgtgtgtgtagtttaaAATCGGTGTGTTatcactgaaacacaaaagtCTAAAAgctcagttttcttttaaacatagAACGTATTGCATGAATCCAGTGGACTTGCAAACACAACGTCTTGCCTTTTTCATAGCAGCGTTAAGAAAACATCACACCACAggacaaaaaccacaaacagtgATCAGCACTGTCTTTTCCTGCTGGTAATGCTCGTAATTGCGGGTTGCTGACGTGGTCAGacgttttgtgtgtttgaaccTCTGCTCTGTGTTACAGATGTAACTGACTCACGAGCAGCAGCCAGAGGCCCTGAAAAAGCTGATATTGTTCTTCGAGATTATCAGATGAACGTTGCTAAACCTGCCTTGGAGGGGAAAAACATCATCATATGCCTGCCGACAGGAAGTGGTAAAACCAGAGTGGCAGTTTATATTACCAAAAAACATCTGGACGACAGGAGGGCAGGGGGACAGTCAGGAAAAGTGGTCGTCCTGGTGAACAAGGTACTGCAAACTCAAGTCTGGTGACTTTACTTTATGGCTTTGTGCTGTTATGGTGACCTACTTATGTCCTTTTGAGATCCAAAGAAAACATTCTGTCTTTTAGACAGAAATCTGCACATGTGTCAGCTCACCACAGATTACATAGCATAAGGTTTAGATATTCCCCTGCACTGTGCTGCTATTCGAGCCTGCACGTGATCTGCCCCGCACTGGGAAAAATCACTACCTAAAGttgtaaaatgtttcagttgaGTTTTATCAGTGTGAGAAAATGTAGACTGATAATGGTTCAACGCTGAAAAGAACAGAATAACACAACAACTCTGCAGGTCTGCGGAGAAAAGGAGTGTCTTTCCCTGATTCCCGAGAAACAAAATCTTCTGAATCATTGCACAATTAATTTGAAACCTTGCCCTAACCAAAGCGGATGATCAGCCAAACTGCTGTGAACACAGCAGAGTCAGAACACAGCAGTTATTGTGatcataaacaaacaaactctcaaATCATCGGGACGtttaaagtaaaagaaacattttgttcattttatctCTATTGACAGCATCAGCATcgtaaaataaaatgtcctcTTGTGTCCCTCAGATTCCTCTTGTTGAGCAGCATTACTCCGCAGAGTTCCTGCCTTTTCTGAAGGACACGTATAAAGTGGAAAGAGTCAGTGGAGACTCGCAGCTCAAAATCTCTTTCACAGAGattgtgaagaaaaatgatgtCATTATTTGCACAGCCCAGATACTTGAGAATTACTTGGAGAGGTCTAACCATGAAGAGGACGAAGGGGTGAACTTAAGCGGTATGATTTTATCGTCATTTTTACAAAAGTTGGTAGAATCCAGTGCGACACAAGAATGTGAATAACTTTGCCTTGGATCTATAATTTCCTTTGGTTCCGGTAAACAAAGCAGCATCCAAAATTAAATAAGGTCACAACATAtcaacattttcttcaaaaaaagaaaaaaaaaagcttcctaGAACCTTAAAATCTGTCCAGGCTTAaagcacagacactgacaggTATTGGAATAGAAAGCCGCCCGGAGGACTCATAACATCTCCCCTGATAATACCTGACAGGATCTTGTCAAAGTCTCCCGGCTCTGCTGTTCACTCTTGTTGGCACTCACCAGTCCAAGGTGGAATAGCCACCACAGTGGAACATATGCTGTTTGTTGAAACGCCTGAGAGcgtgtcctttttttctttttttcctatctCCTGCTTTCCAGGCCACACGTCTGTTCAAGCCATCAGCGTGTGGCCGATCAAATTCACATGAGAGCTTCTATCACCCACCATACATCAGCCTGCCACTCTTCATATTCAATTCCTCCAGGGATGAATTTGTATCACTCTGGTTAAACGTACTTACACttttgtaaaatacaaaaaaaaaaaaaaaaaaaaaaaaagctatttttgaAGTGGACGGGTTTCCAGTACATGTTATTGTGTGGCTTAAACTGCTGCATCAGGTTCCTAGAAAAGAGCTGGTTTGTGTGGGAAGATCTCTTAAAGGAAGATGTCATAACGTATGAACGAAAATCATCCGCTTATTTGAGGAACAAAAACAGCGCTGGATGGTTGCGAAAATTGCAGTGTTTCTAAAGATGTATGCAATTTTGTCCCAAGACAGTCATTTTAGAGTGAGacatacagaaatgtaaatgttattGTTTAAAAGAAGCACTTGTTTATTCTGCTTATTGTAATCCTGCCCTCACAGTACTgcaacacactgcacactgcagcACCTAGCATGCAGACACCGCCCTGCATCACACTCAGTGCATTTATTAATGTTTGCTGTCATGTCCGCTGTAGACCTGACACTCATCGTAATAGATGAATGTCACCACACTCAGAAAGGAGGGGTCTACAACCACATAATGATGCGCTACCTGAAGCAAAAGCACAAGAACAGAAGGCTGaagaaggagcagaagaagacCGTGCCCCTCCCTCAGATCCTGGGCCTGACTGCCTCACCGGGGGTCGGCTTAGCCACAAAAATGGAGAAGGCTGAAGAGCATATACTACGCGTGAGTATCATTCTCGGTTTTCTGCCTGTCCGCGGACAACAGTGTTAGCACGTATCAGCTTTCGTGTCCACAGTACTCGCTATACTTCTCATTCAGATGCAGTCTGCTACAATAACAGCTCAGATTATGGCCTTGAAAATAACTGGGGGGATGAACTAACTTCTTCTAACACAGTCTAATCACCCTCAGAGTGTTTTCTTTGGGTTGGATTACATCTtatatgtgttgttttgtgtccaCAACTGTTATCTTCACATGTCACCTTAAGCCACCTTGTCTACTTTgtaatttcactttttcattgtttttttttttttttcatccaactCCTGCCTCAGTTTCTGTGCCTCACTCATTTAGGAATCCCGTCCATCCAGCCAAGCTGTTTCCAATGTTCCACACTGGCCCGGCACTAAGGGAGCCATAAATTTCTTActgacacaaaagaaacaaattaaaaacagtgctTTGGCGTTACCTCTGCGTCAGACATGCagaaattcattaaaaatagtATCACTAACGGTCACgctgtaaatctgtgtgtgtgtctgcaacaGATTTGTGCAAACTTGGATGCTTCCAGAATCATGACAAGGAGCCTTGGGGAATTCAAAAAGGAACCAAGGAAAAAAGTTGTAACTGTTGAAGACAGAAAGGAGGTACGTGTTAAACAGGAGGCTATttcctgtttgcctttttttatttaactttatttcattgtgcgttcttgttgttttacagtttgCCTCTAAGCAGCGGCATTGagagttttctgtgtttgtccaaCCAAATGTGCTCTTTAGGATCCCTTTGGTGATGTattaaagaaaatcatgaaTGCCATTCATGCCCATGCCCAGCTGAACCCCACCTGTGACCTTGGTTCTCAGAATTATGAACAGTGGGTTGTtcagagagagcgagaaggTGAGTAAGACATTTCAAGGTCATCTTCAGGGGTTACTCACCTTTGTGTTGGTCCAGCCTCCCCGCTtgagaacaaacaaaccaggCTTGTCGGGATCTAAAAACTTGTCTCGGTCCattacagctgcagcagaggaggatcAGAAAGTGCGGGTTTGCGCCGAGCACCTTCGACAGTACAATGAGGGCCTGAATCTCAGCAACACCATTCGCATGCATGATTCCTTCAATTTCCTGAACAAATACCACGAGGAGGAGATCAAGAAAAAAACCACTCCGGACGAGGAGCAGACAATACAAATCACAGATACTGAGAGATTTCTCTTCGGTTTGTTTAAAGGTATTGACTTAGGTGACCAATACAATTGCTGTTATCAgttatttgcttatttgctttctttccaagagTTGGATGAAAAATCGATACCCTTCTAATATCCGCTTGGTAAAAATTAGGCTAGGTggatagcttagcttagcctaaagactggaaacagagggaaacagctagcttggctctgCCCAAAAGTAACAAATACAAATGTTGTTCAGAAGCAACAAGCGAGATGTCAGTCCAAAGTGCTGTTGCTTCCCCATTTTccaattctttttttctaaGCCAAGCTAACCAGCTGTAAACATGGTGGTATCATTCTTCTCATCTAACCCTCGGGAAGAAAGCAAGTAAACATCTCCCAAAATGTCATAATGTCAACATAATAACCAGATAACCTTCCATGTCTCACAGAGAACAAGGAAGAGCTGCAGATGCTCGCAGACAATCCAGAGTATGAAAATGACAGCCTGTCTAAACTAAGAATGAAAATTTTGCAAGAGTTCAGCACCAGGGAGGCGGCCAGAGGGATCATTTTCACCAAAACACGTCGCAGTGCCATTGCTCTAAGTCAGTGGATTCAGGAGAATCCCAAGTTTGCTGACATTGGCGTGAAAGCCTCACATGTCATTGGAGGAGGAGACCAGAGTGTCGTTAAACCAATGACCTCTGTGAGTGCGCATCATTTAACAAACTGCACTTCATTTGCCTCATCCTGTCCTACTTACAAATAACCTTCtcaatgcaaatgtgtgtttatcagGCAGAGCAAAAGGACGTGCTGACCAAATTTCGTAAAGGTGAAATCAACTTGCTGATCGCTACCACGGTGGCAGAGGAAGGTTTGGACATACCAGCGTGCAATTTTGTTGTCCGTTATGGCCTCGTGACCAATGAGATCGCTATGATTCAGGTCAGTGATGTCAGTGGTCAAATGAGTACTGACCTGGTGGTGTAATGATGATTACTTCTATGTCCAGTAATTAAGGCATCATTGTGCCgtattacaataaaatattagAGTGGCTGCTAACAGTCGACTCTACCGCTGCCTTTTGCAGGCTCAAGGCAGAGGAAGAGCTGAGGACAGCAGTTACACGCTGGTCGAGGTGAAGAACTCTGGGGTGGCTGAAAAGGAGTGCGTCAATGAGTACCGCATGGCCATGATGCACAAAGCCATTGACAAAATCCGAGCCTTAGACCAAGTGGACTACGACAGACGGGTGTGTTCATTTACTCCCAACcatttgggttttattttttatttattttgtttttagtcagAAACCCACATTGCAGTAAGACTgttctctgtgatgttttttttttttctttccattcatCAGATCGCAGAGTTTCAGATACAGGCCATAATGGAGGAGAAGGTGAGAATGACgaggaagaagcagaaggaCATGAAGAACCAGGACCCATCTGAAGTGAAGTTCAGCTGCAGAGGCTGCAACAAAGACGTCTGCACCGGTGAAGCCATCGAGATCATCGAGAACATGCACAGAGTCAACGTTACATCGCAGTTTGAGTATGAATTCATTTACGCTATTTTGAACCTTTTATGTGTATATAaactgttttaatcacactcaGCTTATGAATTATACTCAAATTTTTCAGAAATcaaatctgacttttttttttttttttttttttttaaacagagatCTTTTCATTCGGAGAGAAAACACCACCCTTCAAGAGCGACGTCTGGATTATGAGACTAATGGCTTCATAGCATGCAAGCAATGCGGGCAGGTAAATGCACTTCAGGATTTTCAGTTGGGATTTATTTCATTGCAACACTGATTTCAAAAAAGTTGTAACGCTGTGTgaaacataattaaaacagaatgagaCAATTTACTGATCAGTTTTGACTTATATTCAAgtgaaaacaatacaaagacagTGTATTAGTGTATTTAATGTTGTAATTaatcaactttattgatctTTCTAAATAAATTCTGCGATCGTTTAGAGGAAAGTTTGGCGTTGTGGGGAATACGCTCATTTGCTCTCTTGTCGGGAGCGAGATGAGAGGATTGATAAAACATTCATGTGCGTCCGCTCAGTAAGAAGCTGCAGCCTTCATGGCTGTGTGGAGAATGGAAACAAAGGATTTGTCTTTTTGAACTGAATCGGAGAAAAGTGGCAATGAGTCAAGACCGGTCGgttttcaacacaaaaataaattgtgcAAAATGGGATGTGTCAGGGAATCATGAGATTCAACTTCCTTTTTATTTACTGCCATGACCACCACATATGATTATTATTTAGTAGCCATTTTTTCTCCCAAATTATAATTTAGCTGAGGGCACAAATGACATAAACTTAAGAATGAATTTCTGTTATCCATGAACACAGCCTTGCTTTTAGCACCATGtcatctcttttctgttttaacacCTGATCTCTGTTGCAGAGATGGGGCTCCATGATGTGGTACCGTGGGATAGAGTGCCCGTGCCTCCACGTGAAAAACTTTGTGGTGACATGCAGTGGAAAGAAGATGAGCAAGTGCACCAAGTGGAATGAGCTCAGCGTCCAGTTTTCTGAATTTAACTACATCGAGCACGCGTACAAAGTGGCTGAGAGctcagatgatgatgatgaatctTAATCCATCACAACCAAATCAGACTTACTTATAATCACATCAACATTGACTTCAGTTCTTATCTTTACTATGTGTCTTACACAGCATGATTTACCGCATCCATCATACTGCTGCTTCCTTTGTCATGATGACTGAACTCACCAGTGGTGGATTTAAACTGCAGACGTGTTTCTCCAGCGTAaagtttgtattattttattggTAGGAGGCTTGCGTGACACTTATTTAATGATGTCAAAGCATAAAACTGGCCTGAGGTTGTTAGTTTATCAGATATTACTTCTGTAAAAATAGTCATTCACAGAATGTGTATGTAATGAACTGGGTGAAGAAAGGAATAATTATGATTTTCGTCTCAAAGCCCTGTGGTCTCATGTGATAGGAGCCACTGAGTCTGTGATAGCCCCTCAGAGCCCACCTGTCAGCGCACAGGCAGGCAAACAAGTGTTGGTGATTTTCC is a window encoding:
- the ifih1 gene encoding interferon-induced helicase C domain-containing protein 1 isoform X2; this encodes MASDNDEVNVCLIEDFRPKLCKLIVVNRVLDRLDPHIIELEQRERIRQKCTNDGDVAAADLLITAVTKKPHTPGWFRAFVDALENGGCGYAADYMQNKIPDPEVEAENDYCVKLIYIMSPTLVDMNTKEVRVHCLSQKLITEEDAEIIESKTAQQGLKSGAGELLRRIVRGRPGWFSDFLTVLRETGHGNLCRELTGTPPDCDEQGSDGKLPSLKDESTGSEAATGESLASDGGCDSPQFVDVSTTENPQDEDLYEGADTESREQQPSCSEASQPDVTDSRAAARGPEKADIVLRDYQMNVAKPALEGKNIIICLPTGSGKTRVAVYITKKHLDDRRAGGQSGKVVVLVNKIPLVEQHYSAEFLPFLKDTYKVERVSGDSQLKISFTEIVKKNDVIICTAQILENYLERSNHEEDEGVNLSDLTLIVIDECHHTQKGGVYNHIMMRYLKQKHKNRRLKKEQKKTVPLPQILGLTASPGVGLATKMEKAEEHILRICANLDASRIMTRSLGEFKKEPRKKVVTVEDRKEDPFGDVLKKIMNAIHAHAQLNPTCDLGSQNYEQWVVQREREAAAEEDQKVRVCAEHLRQYNEGLNLSNTIRMHDSFNFLNKYHEEEIKKKTTPDEEQTIQITDTERFLFGLFKENKEELQMLADNPEYENDSLSKLRMKILQEFSTREAARGIIFTKTRRSAIALSQWIQENPKFADIGVKASHVIGGGDQSVVKPMTSAEQKDVLTKFRKGEINLLIATTVAEEGLDIPACNFVVRYGLVTNEIAMIQAQGRGRAEDSSYTLVEVKNSGVAEKECVNEYRMAMMHKAIDKIRALDQVDYDRRIAEFQIQAIMEEKVRMTRKKQKDMKNQDPSEVKFSCRGCNKDVCTGEAIEIIENMHRVNVTSQFEDLFIRRENTTLQERRLDYETNGFIACKQCGQRWGSMMWYRGIECPCLHVKNFVVTCSGKKMSKCTKWNELSVQFSEFNYIEHAYKVAESSDDDDES
- the ifih1 gene encoding interferon-induced helicase C domain-containing protein 1 isoform X1 yields the protein MASDNDEVNVCLIEDFRPKLCKLIVVNRVLDRLDPHIIELEQRERIRQKCTNDGDVAAADLLITAVTKKPHTPGWFRAFVDALENGGCGYAADYMQNKIPDPEVEAENDYCVKLIYIMSPTLVDMNTKEVRVHCLSQKLITEEDAEIIESKTAQQGLKSGAGELLRRIVRGRPGWFSDFLTVLRETGHGNLCRELTGTPPDCDEQGSDGKLPSLKDESTGSEAATGESLASDGGCDSPQFVDVSTTENPQDEGKDLYEGADTESREQQPSCSEASQPDVTDSRAAARGPEKADIVLRDYQMNVAKPALEGKNIIICLPTGSGKTRVAVYITKKHLDDRRAGGQSGKVVVLVNKIPLVEQHYSAEFLPFLKDTYKVERVSGDSQLKISFTEIVKKNDVIICTAQILENYLERSNHEEDEGVNLSDLTLIVIDECHHTQKGGVYNHIMMRYLKQKHKNRRLKKEQKKTVPLPQILGLTASPGVGLATKMEKAEEHILRICANLDASRIMTRSLGEFKKEPRKKVVTVEDRKEDPFGDVLKKIMNAIHAHAQLNPTCDLGSQNYEQWVVQREREAAAEEDQKVRVCAEHLRQYNEGLNLSNTIRMHDSFNFLNKYHEEEIKKKTTPDEEQTIQITDTERFLFGLFKENKEELQMLADNPEYENDSLSKLRMKILQEFSTREAARGIIFTKTRRSAIALSQWIQENPKFADIGVKASHVIGGGDQSVVKPMTSAEQKDVLTKFRKGEINLLIATTVAEEGLDIPACNFVVRYGLVTNEIAMIQAQGRGRAEDSSYTLVEVKNSGVAEKECVNEYRMAMMHKAIDKIRALDQVDYDRRIAEFQIQAIMEEKVRMTRKKQKDMKNQDPSEVKFSCRGCNKDVCTGEAIEIIENMHRVNVTSQFEDLFIRRENTTLQERRLDYETNGFIACKQCGQRWGSMMWYRGIECPCLHVKNFVVTCSGKKMSKCTKWNELSVQFSEFNYIEHAYKVAESSDDDDES